TCAGCAGCGGATCGAGCACGGCGGGTCGGAGACGTTTCTCCGAGACGAAAACGAAGTCGGCTTGGCCTACCTGTTCGACGAGTTAGAAAATCTCGACGGTTGCACGTTCGTATACAAGTCGGCCTGTTCGCTACATGTCGTTCCGGTCCATTACGAACTGAACGATTTGGAATTGCCCTAACCGCTTGCAAGATGGAAGCAAGCCTTGGAGATTCGCGTCATGTTTACTCACAGATTCTTTGCGGTGGTCGTTTTGGCGATCTTCGTTGGCTCGTTCGTTGGGAACGGCACCTTGGCAGCCGAGCCGGCAAGGGCTGAAGGCGCTCGCCGTAAACAAGCCAAGCAGGATCACGGTGACGTTGTCGCGACGGTTAACGGCAAGCAGTCGTTTTACAAAGGCGACCTTGAACGAGGTGTCGCCGCGTTTCTGAATGGGCAAAAAGTCGACCCGTCCGCGTTGCCGACGGTGCAAGCCACCGTACTGAAACAGACGATCGACAATTATCTGCTCAACGCGTTTTTGACAGCGCAAAAAAATTTGGTCACGCAAGCAAACCTCAAGGACGCGATCAGCGAAATCCAAACCCGTCTGCGCAGTCAAAATGTAACATTCGACGACTTCTTATCCCGCCAGAATCTCACCAGAGACCAGTTCATGGGCAGGCTTGTGGGTCAATTGATGGTGATTAATTATGCCGCCGCCAATACAACCGAAGCTGGGTTAAAAAAATACTTCGAGGAGAACAAACAACAGTTCGA
This is a stretch of genomic DNA from Pirellulales bacterium. It encodes these proteins:
- a CDS encoding peptidylprolyl isomerase, whose amino-acid sequence is MFTHRFFAVVVLAIFVGSFVGNGTLAAEPARAEGARRKQAKQDHGDVVATVNGKQSFYKGDLERGVAAFLNGQKVDPSALPTVQATVLKQTIDNYLLNAFLTAQKNLVTQANLKDAISEIQTRLRSQNVTFDDFLSRQNLTRDQFMGRLVGQLMVINYAAANTTEAGLKKYFEENKQQFDGTLRRVSHVLLRPDGPADDAAYQALVNQAKSLRDQIQTGQIKFEDAAVKYSAGPSRQRGGDVGYVPQTGIMHPNFTKTAYDIKPDELSEPVTTPFGIHLIKVTEVKAGTKSFDEVKTEVQNEYTKQLIQQLTDDEANKAEIVYSGNFPYFKKGTREVVMPGEKPTP